One stretch of Methanosphaera sp. WGK6 DNA includes these proteins:
- a CDS encoding V-type ATP synthase subunit D yields the protein MANEKLDGVNPTRNELLNLKDRAKLSTKGHSLLKEKRDALIKEFFEILDRVQGSRDEVEKKLALAYSELNKAQIDMGDMAVKRAALSVRESIELDISSRSIMGVSVPVVNSHATHNDVISRGYGFAGTSANLDIAAKEFEESIKIIIELGEIEKTIIMLAQEVEATKRRVNALEHVIIPRINNTISFIEMRLEEMERESFAQLKVIKKNIDARESE from the coding sequence ATGGCAAATGAAAAATTGGATGGAGTTAATCCAACACGAAATGAACTTCTTAATCTAAAAGACAGAGCTAAACTGTCTACAAAAGGTCATAGTCTTCTTAAAGAAAAAAGAGATGCTCTTATTAAGGAGTTTTTCGAAATTCTAGACCGTGTTCAAGGTTCCAGAGATGAAGTTGAAAAGAAATTAGCATTAGCTTATTCAGAACTAAACAAAGCTCAAATAGACATGGGAGATATGGCAGTTAAAAGAGCAGCTTTATCTGTTAGAGAATCAATTGAACTCGATATAAGTTCTAGAAGTATTATGGGTGTTTCTGTCCCTGTTGTGAATAGTCATGCTACTCATAATGATGTAATTAGCAGAGGTTATGGTTTTGCTGGAACTTCTGCAAACTTGGATATTGCAGCTAAGGAATTTGAAGAATCTATTAAGATTATCATTGAACTTGGTGAAATTGAGAAAACAATTATTATGTTAGCTCAGGAAGTAGAAGCAACAAAAAGAAGAGTAAATGCTTTAGAGCATGTAATTATTCCTCGTATTAATAATACTATTTCATTTATTGAAATGCGTTTAGAGGAAATGGAAAGGGAAAGCTTTGCACAACTTAAAGTTATTAAGAAAAACATTGATGCAAGGGAATCTGAATAA
- a CDS encoding ATP-grasp domain-containing protein produces the protein MDFVNEVDYIICTSDVDVSRFPRNKIIGNVDTDFINNKYKLFKLLHKNFLLPDTYKLDTIGEAKEIVKNFPDKEFIVKPIYGTGGMGIGWFNDDMEVNCSFLLQEYIQGSSISSSFLSYSNHDITMVSASDQIIGSNSLGASDFSYCGNITPYVNYNDKLLNISRKISKMCKLVGSNGVDFILNDNKVYVIEVNPRIQGTFECLERSFNMNMAEAHINACKNVPVNIPNVQKFAVKLIPYAIKSGYYGLFNSSYVHDISECNYLFKKGEPLATILTDDRILENAMSRAQQVQKLVYNSYISKKEKS, from the coding sequence TTGGATTTTGTTAATGAAGTGGATTATATTATATGTACAAGTGATGTTGATGTATCTCGTTTTCCTAGAAATAAGATTATAGGTAATGTTGATACTGATTTTATTAATAATAAATATAAGCTTTTTAAACTTTTACATAAAAACTTTTTATTGCCGGATACTTATAAATTAGATACTATTGGTGAAGCTAAGGAAATTGTTAAAAATTTTCCGGATAAGGAATTTATTGTTAAACCAATATATGGGACTGGTGGTATGGGTATTGGTTGGTTTAATGATGATATGGAAGTAAATTGTTCTTTTTTACTTCAGGAATATATTCAGGGTAGTTCTATAAGTAGCTCTTTTTTATCATATTCTAATCATGATATTACAATGGTTTCTGCTTCTGATCAAATTATTGGTTCTAATAGTTTAGGAGCTAGTGATTTCAGTTATTGTGGTAATATAACACCATATGTTAATTATAATGATAAACTTTTAAATATTTCTAGGAAGATTTCTAAAATGTGTAAATTGGTTGGTTCTAATGGTGTTGATTTTATTTTGAATGATAATAAGGTGTATGTTATTGAGGTAAATCCTAGAATTCAAGGTACTTTTGAGTGTTTGGAACGTAGTTTTAATATGAATATGGCTGAAGCTCATATTAATGCTTGTAAAAATGTTCCTGTAAATATACCTAATGTTCAAAAGTTTGCTGTTAAATTAATTCCATATGCTATTAAATCAGGGTATTATGGTTTATTTAATAGTTCTTATGTTCATGATATATCTGAATGTAATTATTTGTTTAAAAAAGGAGAACCTCTAGCTACTATATTAACTGATGATAGAATTTTAGAAAATGCTATGAGTAGAGCACAACAAGTACAAAAATTAGTATATAATTCATATATTTCAAAAAAAGAGAAAAGTTAA